One stretch of Asterias rubens chromosome 8, eAstRub1.3, whole genome shotgun sequence DNA includes these proteins:
- the LOC117293634 gene encoding protein FAM47E-like has protein sequence MAEWKYDLALVNTLTDKKIREQTWYKERLKTKFIKGKKRGDVSKTLEGGQWTFLLHGLDDFRDGLPPEVDGSIVVKGSKQQIEPNIKGDTKLKYPEPKSVNRHRFTEEEVAYLRTLPLQQQRRDHINEMEYGLLQHPLALYPHLEESMPPDIFEDVVEILDPEMNLDSEAGEDDFEEQFTNSYQETDPSEDKNRPASGSSDGSSNESKVRNPYRWLPRKEEQQKEDRKQTRRRSDSPSQDEHIKNVTKDFCSWVSGLGGDSNNVEESTIHSLFASGYETKPALSVPIHVVELTNVPQELRMSATVSQEEMPTQTLEQVEKTQKQLYGDYQPSWVKMNYGAWYLPPKTWSRRRNDEPLEDPQQIKDKEMSESKKKSLSMDEQLAPLHGSKSFKEFVEKKGTRKPEFLDRVSQFQAQAEAEELAAARSERGRESSRDVDAK, from the exons GTACAAGGAAAGATTAAAAACTAAATTCATCAAAGGCAAGAAGCGAGGAGATGTTTCTAAGACTCTTGAAGGTGGGCAATGGACGTTCCTCCTCCATGGTCTGGATGACTTTAGAGATGGGCTTCCTCCAGAGGTAGACGGCTCTATTGTAGTCAAG GGCAGCAAGCAACAAATCGAGCCAAACATCAAGGGAGACACCAAGTTGAAGTACCCCGAACCAAAGTCTGTCAACCGTCACCGCTTTACGGAGGAGGAAGTAGCCTACCTTCGTACTCTACCCTTACAGCAGCAACGGAGAGACCACATTAATGAGATGGAGTATGGTCTACTGCAGCATCCTCTTGCTCTGTATCCACATCTTGAGGAGAGCATGCCACCCGAT ATATTTGAGGATGTTGTAGAAATTTTAGATCCAGAGATGAACCTTGACAGCGAGGCTGGAGAGGATGACTTTGAGGAACAATTCACCAACTCCTATCAAGAGACAGATCCATCGGAAGATAAGAACAGACCAGCCTCAGGTTCATCCGATGG ATCATCAAATGAATCCAAAGTTCGGAATCCTTATCGATGGCTTCCTCGTAAGGAAGAACAACAAAAAGAAGATCGTAAGCAAACCCGTCGGAGAAGTGACTCTCCATCTCAAGACGAACACATCAAGAATGTCACCAAGGATTTCTGCAGCTGGGTCTCTGGCCTCGGCGGTGACAGCAACAATGTAGAGGAGTCCACGATTCATAGTTTATTCGCGAGCGGTTACGAGACAAAGCCAGCGCTCTCGGTTCCGATTCACGTAGTGGAACTCACCAATGTGCCGCAGGAGTTGAGGATGTCAGCGACAGTGTCCCAAGAAGAGATGCCAACGCAGACGCTAGAGCAGGTGGAGAAAACTCAGAAACAGCTG TATGGTGATTACCAGCCAAGCTGGGTGAAGATGAACTACGGTGCCTGGTACCTTCCTCCAAAAACTTGGAGCAGACGGCGAAATGACGAG CCTTTAGAAGATCCACAACAGATTAAAGATAAAGAAATGTCTGAGTCCAAGAAGAAGAGTCTAAGTATGGATGAGCAGTTAGCGCCTCTACATGGCTCAAAATCATTCAAAGAGTTTGTTGAGAAGAAGGGAACCCGCAAGCCAGAG TTCCTAGACAGGGTATCCCAATTCCAAGCTCAGGCAGAGGCTGAGGAGCTAGCCGCAGCGAGGTCAGAGAGAGGTCGAGAGAGTTCAAGAGATGTTGACGCCAAGTGA
- the LOC117293578 gene encoding G-protein coupled receptor moody-like: MTDLNTTSVTVVVPALSYLERQIFATLLGAIAVTGLIGNGVVILAVFMSRKLRRCVTNAFVASLSMADLAACLSMPWTMVSFLHPGSVWPLPDALCRMGGFGLIMSVGCSIITLAMIALNRLLLVTLPRLTYKRIYTPISTALMILLSWLVPMSIASVPLFTDLGQLGYSARTTSCTRNSSHPKAGALNIFIAMTLYPVPCLVIIVCYTRLYLFTRKHSNIIIHDHNTPERPRGPRRHHLGAWRVHISKRHIRVTKNMLYVVLVFGTLVTPYGVTLLFSDNTRALPYTAVLLSFNSCVNPFIYATKHPDFKTVIICILSCRWGHIPGGIRMFRSAVHPLNI, translated from the coding sequence ATGACGGATTTAAACACAACTAGTGTAACGGTGGTCGTCCCGGCACTGTCTTACTTGGAGCGGCAGATCTTCGCAACTCTCCTCGGTGCTATAGCCGTGACCGGCCTCATCGGTAACGGCGTAGTCATCCTCGCCGTGTTTATGTCCAGGAAACTCCGTCGCTGCGTCACCAATGCCTTCGTGGCGAGTCTAAGCATGGCCGACCTGGCCGCCTGTCTGAGCATGCCTTGGACCATGGTGAGCTTCCTACACCCCGGTAGCGTCTGGCCACTACCCGACGCCCTATGCAGGATGGGTGGCTTCGGTCTCATCATGTCCGTCGGTTGTAGCATCATCACCCTGGCGATGATTGCTCTGAACCGTCTGCTCTTAGTGACGCTCCCCAGACTCACCTACAAGAGAATCTACACCCCAATCAGTACTGCCCTCATGATTCTTCTCAGCTGGCTGGTGCCGATGTCCATCGCCTCGGTGCCCCTCTTCACCGACTTGGGGCAGCTTGGCTACAGTGCTCGCACCACAAGCTGCACCCGGAACTCCTCACACCCCAAGGCCGGTGCATTGAATATCTTCATTGCTATGACACTCTATCCAGTGCCATGTCTTGTCATCATTGTCTGCTACACAAGGCTGTATTTATTTACTAGGAAGCACTCTAATATTATCATACACGACCACAACACACCAGAAAGGCCACGAGGACCAAGACGCCACCATCTTGGGGCTTGGAGGGTACACATCTCCAAACGCCACATCCGTGTCACCAAGAACATGCTGTACGTGGTGTTGGTCTTCGGTACCCTCGTCACGCCGTACGGGGTGACCCTACTCTTCTCAGACAACACCCGAGCCCTGCCGTACACAGCGGTCCTTCTCAGCTTTAACAGTTGCGTGAATCCGTTCATATACGCCACGAAACACCCCGATTTCAAGACGGTCATCATTTGCATCTTATCGTGTCGCTGGGGACATATTCCAGGTGGTATAAGAATGTTTCGATCTGCAGTTCATCCTCTGAACATTTAG